A single genomic interval of Adhaeribacter pallidiroseus harbors:
- a CDS encoding S41 family peptidase, with the protein MKKLIINTLLFLFLLIGLGACEETLVGPAKSNNPEQNFEMLWQEYDRLSAFIAVKNVDWNALYQQYRPQVKPTTTDAELFKITSKMLEHFNDSHLTMLAPGPNPMRYDGGLGGKLQHEDFSLQIVKDKYLTEAKEYSKSITYGKLSPQIGYIHLLDSGLDEGYYAKAMDTLLDYLKNTDGLVLDLRDFEGGYDKSSAYIAGRFATSKNFFMTSRKRNGPKHTDFTAPVKWYVQPEGKSQYTKPIVVLTNRWTASSGEILLWALKAEKPIVQVGDTTLGCYSDQARRELPNGWYYTISVNDIRPADGKSYEGIGIAPGILIQNTKAEVLSGKDRALERAIATIH; encoded by the coding sequence ATGAAAAAATTAATCATAAATACATTGTTGTTTTTATTCTTACTAATAGGCTTGGGAGCCTGCGAAGAAACTTTAGTTGGACCTGCCAAGTCTAATAATCCGGAGCAAAATTTTGAAATGCTGTGGCAGGAGTACGATCGCTTATCGGCTTTTATCGCGGTTAAAAATGTAGATTGGAATGCGCTTTACCAGCAATACCGCCCCCAAGTAAAACCCACCACTACCGATGCCGAATTATTTAAAATTACTTCTAAAATGCTCGAACATTTTAACGACAGCCACTTAACCATGCTGGCGCCGGGCCCAAACCCTATGCGGTACGACGGAGGCTTGGGTGGCAAACTGCAACACGAAGATTTCTCGTTGCAAATAGTAAAAGATAAATACCTCACCGAAGCTAAGGAATACAGCAAGTCTATCACCTACGGGAAACTCTCGCCCCAAATCGGCTATATTCATCTGCTGGATTCTGGCTTAGACGAAGGATACTACGCGAAAGCTATGGATACGCTTTTGGATTATTTAAAAAACACCGACGGTTTAGTGCTGGACCTGCGCGATTTTGAAGGCGGCTACGATAAAAGCAGCGCGTACATTGCCGGCCGGTTTGCCACCTCTAAAAACTTTTTTATGACCTCGCGTAAGCGCAACGGACCAAAGCACACCGATTTTACAGCGCCGGTAAAGTGGTACGTACAACCCGAAGGCAAAAGCCAATACACCAAACCCATCGTAGTATTAACCAATCGCTGGACCGCCAGTTCCGGTGAAATTCTCCTGTGGGCTTTAAAAGCCGAAAAGCCCATCGTACAAGTGGGAGATACCACCCTGGGTTGCTACTCCGACCAGGCCCGCCGCGAACTACCGAACGGTTGGTACTACACCATCAGCGTAAACGACATCCGCCCGGCCGATGGTAAAAGCTACGAAGGAATTGGCATTGCTCCGGGTATTCTCATACAAAACACCAAAGCCGAAGTATTAAGCGGCAAAGACCGCGCCTTGGAAAGAGCCATAGCCACGATCCATTAA
- a CDS encoding aspartate kinase, whose translation MLTVEKIGGTSMSALDKVLENIIYHGRTGGDLYNRVFVVSAFAGVTNLLLENKKTGEPGVYHHIVGHKDFHQSLSLVSEKLQEINKSYEPLGLNVEVANTFIRQRLHEAQQFLENLVNVLASGYVSAGSILQAAREILASIGEAHSAFNFVNILQNQGVHATLVDLSGFHDHEPYTIDQRIAHSLQGIDFENTITVVTGYTKGTEGIMREFDRGYSEVTFCKVAVALKPQEAIIHKEYHLSSADPALVGLENCVPVVNTNYDVADQLADVGMEAIHPKASKPLEISGINLRIKNTFEPDHPGTLITRDYVWPNKRVEVITGTDKVIILDIYDPLMVGTVGSDFAVMQAFHQFNISYIFKATSANSISMVIWAKDYKADLVQALEKQFQEVTVEEVAIVCMIGSNIDQPGVLAKAAGALAEHRINIKSAGFSLRKVNVQFVVAREDFKAAVVALNKTMFF comes from the coding sequence ATGTTAACCGTAGAAAAAATTGGTGGCACCAGTATGAGTGCCCTGGATAAAGTTTTAGAAAACATTATTTATCATGGCCGAACCGGCGGTGACTTATATAACCGGGTTTTTGTAGTGTCGGCTTTTGCAGGCGTTACCAATTTACTGCTCGAAAATAAAAAAACCGGCGAACCGGGCGTGTACCACCACATTGTGGGCCACAAAGATTTTCACCAATCGCTGAGCCTGGTTTCTGAAAAATTACAGGAAATCAACAAAAGTTACGAACCTTTGGGCTTGAACGTAGAAGTAGCCAATACTTTCATCCGGCAGCGCCTGCACGAAGCCCAGCAATTCTTGGAAAATCTGGTGAATGTTTTGGCCTCTGGTTACGTAAGCGCCGGCAGCATTTTACAAGCCGCCCGCGAAATTTTAGCCTCCATCGGCGAAGCGCATTCGGCTTTTAACTTTGTAAATATATTACAGAACCAGGGCGTGCACGCCACCTTGGTAGATTTAAGCGGTTTCCACGACCACGAGCCGTATACCATCGATCAACGGATCGCGCATTCGCTGCAAGGCATTGATTTTGAAAATACCATTACGGTGGTTACGGGCTACACCAAAGGTACCGAAGGCATTATGCGGGAGTTCGACCGGGGCTATTCCGAAGTTACTTTTTGCAAAGTAGCCGTGGCCTTAAAACCCCAGGAAGCCATTATCCACAAAGAATACCATTTATCGTCCGCCGATCCGGCATTAGTTGGTTTAGAGAACTGCGTACCCGTGGTAAATACCAATTACGATGTAGCCGACCAGTTAGCCGACGTGGGCATGGAAGCCATTCACCCGAAGGCCAGCAAACCGCTGGAAATAAGCGGCATTAACCTGCGGATTAAAAACACCTTCGAACCCGATCATCCCGGCACCTTAATTACCCGCGATTACGTGTGGCCCAACAAGCGCGTAGAAGTAATTACCGGCACCGATAAGGTAATTATTCTGGATATCTACGATCCTTTAATGGTAGGCACCGTGGGTTCCGATTTCGCAGTAATGCAGGCGTTTCACCAGTTTAATATCAGCTATATTTTTAAAGCCACCAGCGCTAACAGCATTTCCATGGTTATCTGGGCAAAAGATTATAAAGCCGATTTGGTACAAGCCCTGGAAAAGCAGTTTCAGGAAGTTACCGTGGAGGAAGTAGCCATTGTGTGCATGATCGGCTCCAACATCGACCAGCCCGGTGTTTTAGCCAAAGCCGCCGGTGCTTTAGCCGAACACCGCATTAATATTAAAAGCGCCGGCTTTTCGCTCCGCAAAGTAAACGTGCAATTTGTAGTGGCCCGCGAAGATTTTAAAGCCGCGGTGGTGGCTTTAAATAAAACCATGTTCTTCTAG
- a CDS encoding DUF3320 domain-containing protein, producing MTALSQVSTRLEASRRDLLDLSLRNPLLNYRPLQAKGVEIVNEVPAEVYRLLVTEGKAMTFLPVDSKTANSILDTVFNSSENGKSPGEAITITPAQTDNKLQTRETTLKLENRLLQTYHASRLFVEEQGVNILYLALGMLTWYETGNQDDARQAPILLIPVELGRSSARERFQLRYTGGEVGENLSLIAKMKADFNLRIPELPDTEEVDVTSYFDEVWKEIVGRKGWLINSTAIALGFFSFGKFMMYNDLDAANWSEEASPAQHPLLQALLHENGFQEPAPFISDEDHLDPHLNPTEVRQVVDADASQTLAILDVNQGRNLIIQGPPGTGKSQTITNLISEAIGKGKTVLFVAEKMAALEVVKRRLDKVGLGEACLELHSHKTNKKEVTKELARTLNLGKPKVKEQESELNLLVQLRERLNSYCEAVNKPIAQSDLTTYDVYGELLQLREKYPQADLPRFALPTLLSWSRDEFRRRDALVQELQARLKQTGEPTRLLFWGSQRQQLLPAEENQIAQALAAAHQAITALQPKAQQLALVMMVPLPTNRSETVALSALANRLLQSPNYAGVVIKAGSWLQQQAELEQLLTAGKTYAAIQVEFQNKLLPEAWTATAEALEIRENLMTYGEKWWRFLANAYRKSKKKLAGYSKTVLPDSTNEQLKLVDAILEANRQQKVILEFQELGQATFGKQWWGERSDWPHLAKVQSWLTELHQDVTSQLVPETILDFLAGEPNLAAIQPNVQQLEQQLLNHRAHLTEVKQLLLLDEVLRFKQENYLENLPFTEQLTLLQQWQQRLPELHQIVSWNNLTSRLQQEGLQEIINRTLTWPEAGTYLYPAFRQTWLEALLEKAYAERPALQQFQRAGHEEVILKFNELDTLMLAYNRAKLALTHWQNLPLHQAGGQLGILRREFEKKARHLPIRQLMAKAGNAIQAIKPVFMMGPLSIANFLPPECLQFDLVIFDEASQVKPVDAFGALMRAKQAVVVGDSKQMPPTSFFDSLVNEEEVEEENITTDVESILGLFAAQGAPQRMLRWHYRSRHESLIAVSNQEFYENRLVIFPSPDAGRKEIGLIYHHLPHTFYDRGKTRTNPQEAETVAQAIMQHARTHPELTLGVAAFSMAQMQAIINQLETLRKADPEAEAFFQAHPNEPFFVKNLENVQGDERDVIFISTGYGRTADGNLTMNFGPLNSTGGERRLNVLITRARLRCEIFTNLSPDDIDLNRTPSRGVQAFKTFLTYAQNGYLATEENIITPEVEAAPFEEIVYQALTNLGYQLKPKVGSAGFYVDFAAVDPQEPGRYVLGLECDGATYYSARSARDRDRLRQSVMESLGWQLYHVWSTDWFRNPEAELNRLVAAIEQAMGKKAISKTPGSSPKPQPADALVPRDSPTNTEQKTGLPLYQVANLSIKNGNKPLPEVPVATLAEWVWQVVQAESPVHVTEVSRRIAEAAEVPKIGPRIKAALEAAVKFGLQQNAFRQQGDFLWLTSMAQPQPRDRSQLPASARDLDLIAPEEIKLIIQKVITESYGITAEDIAPATSKLLGFPRLTDELREQIDLLVEDLLRTGTFIRQEGHIVQSRR from the coding sequence ATGACTGCCCTATCCCAAGTAAGTACCCGTTTGGAAGCTTCGCGCCGCGATTTACTCGATTTGAGTTTACGCAATCCGCTTTTGAATTACCGGCCTTTGCAAGCCAAAGGCGTAGAAATTGTAAACGAAGTACCCGCCGAGGTTTACCGCTTACTGGTAACCGAAGGCAAAGCCATGACGTTTCTACCCGTCGATAGCAAAACGGCCAACAGCATTCTGGATACTGTTTTCAACTCCTCTGAAAATGGTAAAAGTCCCGGCGAGGCGATAACCATTACCCCAGCCCAAACCGATAATAAACTACAAACCCGCGAAACCACGCTTAAACTGGAAAACCGCTTACTGCAGACCTATCATGCCTCGCGGCTGTTTGTAGAAGAACAAGGCGTAAATATTTTGTACTTGGCCTTGGGCATGCTTACCTGGTACGAAACCGGCAACCAAGACGATGCCCGGCAAGCGCCGATCTTGTTAATTCCGGTAGAATTAGGGCGTTCCTCGGCGCGGGAACGGTTTCAGTTGCGGTATACCGGCGGCGAAGTAGGCGAAAACTTATCGCTAATTGCCAAGATGAAAGCCGATTTCAACCTCCGCATTCCGGAACTACCCGATACCGAAGAAGTAGATGTAACCAGCTATTTTGATGAAGTCTGGAAAGAAATTGTGGGACGCAAAGGCTGGCTGATAAATTCTACGGCCATTGCGCTGGGCTTTTTCTCTTTCGGGAAGTTTATGATGTACAACGACCTGGATGCCGCTAACTGGTCGGAAGAAGCGAGCCCAGCACAACACCCGCTGCTGCAAGCCTTACTGCACGAAAACGGGTTTCAGGAACCAGCCCCGTTTATTTCCGACGAAGACCACCTCGACCCGCATTTAAATCCCACCGAAGTGCGCCAGGTAGTAGATGCCGATGCGTCGCAAACGCTGGCTATTCTGGACGTAAATCAAGGCCGCAATTTAATCATTCAGGGGCCGCCCGGTACCGGTAAATCGCAAACCATCACCAACCTTATCTCGGAAGCGATTGGCAAAGGCAAAACCGTATTGTTTGTCGCCGAAAAAATGGCGGCATTGGAAGTAGTAAAACGCCGCTTAGATAAAGTTGGCCTGGGCGAAGCCTGTCTGGAATTGCACAGCCATAAAACCAACAAAAAAGAAGTAACCAAGGAGCTGGCCCGCACTTTGAACTTAGGCAAACCCAAGGTTAAAGAACAGGAAAGCGAACTTAACTTACTCGTGCAATTGCGCGAACGCCTGAACAGCTACTGCGAAGCCGTAAATAAACCCATTGCGCAAAGCGATTTAACTACGTACGATGTTTACGGCGAGCTTTTGCAGTTGCGCGAAAAATACCCCCAGGCCGATTTGCCCCGTTTTGCTTTACCCACTTTATTAAGCTGGTCGCGCGATGAATTTCGCCGGCGCGACGCGCTGGTTCAGGAATTACAAGCTCGTTTAAAACAAACCGGCGAACCTACTAGACTATTATTCTGGGGCAGCCAGCGTCAGCAATTACTACCCGCCGAAGAAAATCAAATTGCGCAAGCTTTAGCCGCTGCCCACCAGGCCATAACCGCCCTGCAACCAAAAGCGCAGCAATTAGCTTTGGTTATGATGGTGCCTTTGCCAACCAACCGCTCCGAAACAGTGGCGTTAAGCGCATTGGCAAACCGCTTGCTTCAGAGCCCCAACTATGCGGGCGTAGTGATAAAAGCAGGTAGCTGGTTGCAGCAACAAGCCGAACTGGAGCAATTACTTACGGCGGGTAAAACGTATGCGGCTATTCAGGTGGAATTTCAAAACAAGCTGCTCCCGGAGGCCTGGACAGCTACGGCCGAAGCTTTAGAGATTCGGGAAAATTTGATGACCTACGGCGAAAAATGGTGGCGTTTCTTAGCAAATGCTTACCGGAAAAGTAAAAAAAAGCTGGCCGGTTATAGCAAAACAGTTTTGCCGGATAGTACCAACGAACAATTAAAGCTGGTAGATGCTATTTTGGAAGCAAACCGGCAGCAAAAAGTAATTCTGGAATTCCAGGAGTTAGGACAAGCTACTTTCGGAAAACAATGGTGGGGCGAACGCTCGGATTGGCCGCATTTAGCAAAAGTACAAAGCTGGCTTACCGAGCTGCACCAAGATGTAACCAGCCAACTGGTTCCTGAAACTATATTGGATTTTCTGGCGGGCGAACCAAACCTAGCTGCTATCCAACCAAACGTACAACAACTGGAACAACAGCTACTAAACCATCGCGCTCACTTAACCGAAGTAAAACAATTACTTTTGCTGGACGAAGTGCTGCGCTTTAAGCAAGAAAATTATTTAGAAAACTTGCCGTTTACCGAACAATTAACGCTGCTGCAGCAATGGCAGCAACGTTTACCCGAACTCCACCAAATAGTAAGCTGGAATAATTTAACCTCTCGCTTACAACAAGAAGGTTTACAGGAAATAATAAACCGGACTTTAACCTGGCCCGAAGCTGGAACTTACTTGTACCCGGCTTTCCGGCAAACTTGGCTGGAAGCGCTTCTGGAAAAAGCTTACGCCGAACGTCCGGCTTTGCAGCAGTTCCAACGGGCCGGTCACGAAGAAGTAATCTTAAAATTTAACGAATTAGATACCTTAATGCTGGCCTATAATCGGGCTAAGTTGGCCTTAACGCACTGGCAAAATTTACCTTTACACCAGGCCGGGGGCCAATTAGGTATTCTGCGGCGGGAATTTGAGAAAAAAGCCCGCCATTTACCCATCCGACAATTAATGGCTAAAGCCGGTAATGCCATTCAAGCGATAAAACCGGTATTTATGATGGGACCGCTTTCTATTGCCAACTTTCTACCTCCCGAATGCCTGCAATTTGATTTGGTGATTTTCGACGAAGCCAGTCAGGTAAAACCCGTCGATGCTTTTGGCGCCCTTATGCGGGCTAAACAGGCCGTTGTGGTGGGTGATAGCAAACAAATGCCCCCCACGAGTTTCTTTGATTCGCTGGTAAACGAGGAAGAAGTAGAAGAAGAAAATATTACCACGGATGTAGAAAGTATTCTGGGTTTGTTTGCGGCGCAGGGAGCGCCGCAACGCATGTTGCGTTGGCATTACCGCAGCCGGCACGAGTCGCTCATTGCGGTATCCAACCAGGAATTTTACGAAAACCGACTGGTTATTTTCCCCAGCCCCGATGCGGGCCGCAAAGAAATCGGCTTAATTTACCACCACTTACCCCATACTTTTTACGACCGCGGCAAAACGCGCACTAATCCGCAGGAAGCCGAAACCGTGGCGCAAGCGATTATGCAGCACGCCCGCACCCATCCCGAGCTAACCTTGGGAGTGGCTGCTTTCAGCATGGCGCAAATGCAGGCCATTATTAACCAACTCGAAACTCTACGCAAAGCCGACCCGGAAGCCGAAGCGTTTTTTCAGGCCCACCCCAACGAACCGTTTTTTGTAAAAAATTTAGAAAACGTGCAGGGCGATGAACGCGATGTAATTTTCATTAGTACGGGTTACGGTCGCACCGCCGATGGTAACTTAACCATGAATTTCGGCCCGTTGAACAGTACCGGCGGCGAACGGCGCTTAAACGTACTTATTACCCGGGCGCGCCTGCGCTGTGAAATATTTACCAATTTATCGCCCGACGATATTGACTTAAACCGGACACCTTCGCGCGGGGTACAGGCTTTTAAAACTTTTTTAACCTACGCGCAAAATGGCTATTTAGCAACTGAGGAAAACATTATTACCCCAGAAGTGGAGGCGGCTCCATTCGAGGAGATTGTTTATCAAGCCCTGACAAACTTAGGGTATCAACTAAAACCCAAAGTAGGCTCTGCCGGGTTTTACGTAGATTTTGCTGCGGTAGACCCGCAGGAACCAGGTAGATATGTACTGGGGCTAGAATGCGATGGCGCTACCTATTACAGTGCTCGCTCCGCCCGCGACCGGGACCGCTTGCGGCAATCTGTAATGGAAAGTTTAGGTTGGCAGTTATACCACGTCTGGAGTACTGATTGGTTCCGGAATCCGGAAGCCGAGTTAAACCGTCTGGTTGCGGCTATAGAACAAGCCATGGGTAAAAAAGCAATATCGAAAACACCCGGTTCATCGCCTAAACCACAACCAGCAGATGCATTAGTTCCCCGGGATTCGCCAACTAATACAGAACAAAAAACAGGTTTACCCTTGTACCAGGTAGCAAATCTTTCGATAAAAAACGGGAATAAGCCCCTCCCCGAAGTTCCCGTTGCTACTTTAGCCGAGTGGGTGTGGCAGGTGGTGCAAGCAGAAAGTCCGGTGCACGTTACGGAAGTGAGTCGGCGCATTGCCGAGGCCGCCGAAGTGCCTAAAATTGGTCCCCGGATAAAAGCGGCCTTGGAAGCAGCGGTTAAATTTGGCTTGCAACAAAATGCTTTCCGGCAACAAGGTGATTTCTTATGGCTTACCTCTATGGCCCAGCCGCAACCCCGGGACCGGAGCCAATTGCCCGCCTCGGCCCGGGACCTGGATTTAATTGCGCCGGAAGAAATTAAGCTGATTATTCAAAAAGTAATTACCGAATCGTACGGCATTACTGCCGAAGACATTGCCCCCGCCACTAGTAAGCTCTTAGGTTTTCCCCGGCTCACCGACGAGTTGCGGGAACAAATAGATTTGTTGGTGGAAGACTTACTCCGGACCGGCACTTTCATTCGCCAGGAGGGGCATATTGTACAGTCCCGCCGGTAA
- a CDS encoding sigma-54-dependent transcriptional regulator: MTNGNILIIDDEDKLRGLLARIIGLEGYQVFEAPTGKAGLRLLEKEPIQLVLSDVKLPDSNGIELTAKIKTLYPAVEIIVLTAYGTISDGVTAMKNGAFDYLIKGDDNDKIIPLVSRAMEKAALQQRVLELEKQVSKQYSFDTILGHSTAIKQAKDLADRVAPTDSTVLLEGETGSGKELFAQAIHGGSSRNTKPFVAVNCSAFPKDLLESEIFGYRKGAFSGALTDKKGLFEEANGGTLFLDEIGELPLELQAKFLRVLESQTFTKLGDTKPVQVNVRMVAATNRNLQQEAAAGHFRLDLYYRLSSFKITVPPLRVRKTDIPEIATFFMHRYAAKLTRRINKMDAAFVQKLQEYAWQGNIRELKNVIERAVILADSDTLTLPLLPPEFQQYTPLPAAELSETALSTMERNHIFKILQQTQGNKTETARLLHIGLTTLYRKIQEYNL, encoded by the coding sequence ATGACTAACGGGAACATATTAATCATCGACGACGAAGACAAACTGCGTGGTTTGCTGGCCCGCATTATTGGCCTGGAGGGCTACCAGGTTTTTGAAGCGCCCACCGGCAAAGCTGGTTTGCGGCTACTCGAAAAAGAACCAATTCAACTGGTGCTCAGTGATGTAAAACTACCGGATAGCAACGGCATAGAACTTACTGCTAAAATAAAAACGCTTTACCCGGCCGTAGAAATTATTGTGCTTACCGCCTACGGCACTATCTCGGATGGCGTAACGGCCATGAAAAACGGCGCCTTTGATTATTTAATCAAAGGCGATGACAACGATAAAATTATTCCGCTGGTAAGCCGGGCCATGGAAAAAGCCGCTTTGCAGCAACGCGTGCTGGAACTGGAAAAGCAGGTTAGTAAACAGTACAGTTTCGATACCATTCTGGGGCATTCAACCGCGATTAAACAAGCCAAAGATCTGGCCGACCGGGTAGCGCCCACCGATTCTACGGTTTTACTGGAAGGCGAAACCGGGTCGGGGAAAGAATTATTTGCGCAAGCCATTCATGGGGGTAGCAGCCGCAATACCAAACCTTTTGTGGCCGTTAATTGCAGCGCTTTCCCGAAAGATTTACTCGAATCTGAGATATTTGGCTACCGCAAAGGTGCTTTTTCCGGCGCCCTCACCGATAAAAAAGGCTTGTTTGAAGAAGCTAACGGCGGCACTTTATTTTTAGACGAAATTGGCGAATTGCCCCTGGAACTACAGGCGAAGTTTCTGCGGGTGCTGGAATCCCAGACTTTTACCAAACTCGGCGACACCAAACCGGTGCAGGTAAATGTCCGTATGGTGGCGGCCACCAACCGGAATTTGCAACAAGAAGCCGCAGCGGGGCATTTCCGCCTTGATTTATATTACCGCTTGTCCAGTTTTAAAATTACGGTTCCCCCGCTCCGCGTCCGGAAAACGGATATTCCCGAAATCGCTACTTTTTTTATGCACCGCTACGCCGCTAAATTAACCCGGCGGATAAATAAAATGGATGCCGCCTTCGTGCAAAAGCTGCAGGAATACGCCTGGCAGGGCAACATTCGCGAATTAAAAAACGTGATAGAACGCGCCGTTATCCTGGCCGATAGCGACACGTTAACGTTGCCCTTGTTGCCCCCGGAGTTTCAGCAATACACTCCTTTACCCGCCGCGGAGCTAAGCGAAACCGCTCTGAGCACCATGGAACGCAACCATATTTTTAAAATTTTGCAGCAGACGCAGGGCAATAAAACCGAAACGGCCCGCTTGCTGCACATTGGTTTAACCACACTTTACCGGAAAATTCAGGAGTATAACTTGTAG
- a CDS encoding amidohydrolase, producing the protein MRNIYSLLLGALLALPAVAQQTALTNQVDQAADKVEQKVITWRRDFHQNPELGNNEKRTAAIVAKHLKALGIEVKTGIAKTGVVGILKGGKPGPVIALRADMDALPVTERVPLPFASKVKSTYNGQPVGVMHACGHDSHVAILMGVAEVLAGMKNELSGTVKFIFQPAEEGAPFGEEGGAELMVKEGVLENPKVDVAFGLHINSQTEVGKITYRPGGTMASVNDMKITVKGKQAHGAYPWSAIDPIVVSAQIINNLQTIVSRNLNVTENPGIVTIGTIQGGNRSNIIPEQVEMTGTLRALSADDEKMLISRVKQIATKTAESAGATAEVQIPLSIRYPVTFNNLALTEKMLPTLQRTAGPENIELRPAVTGGEDFSFFQEKVPGLFIFLGGMPKGKNRLEAPSHHTPDFFIDESGFKLGVKAMCNLVLDYPQLKPTNP; encoded by the coding sequence ATGAGAAATATTTACTCACTGCTACTAGGAGCGCTCTTAGCTTTGCCGGCCGTAGCGCAGCAAACCGCTTTAACCAATCAAGTAGACCAGGCCGCTGATAAAGTAGAACAAAAAGTAATTACCTGGCGCCGCGACTTTCACCAGAATCCGGAATTAGGCAACAACGAAAAAAGAACGGCCGCTATCGTGGCCAAGCATTTAAAAGCGTTGGGCATAGAAGTAAAAACCGGCATAGCTAAAACCGGCGTAGTAGGTATCTTAAAAGGCGGCAAACCCGGACCCGTAATAGCTCTGCGCGCCGATATGGATGCTTTACCCGTAACCGAACGCGTACCGCTACCTTTTGCTTCGAAAGTAAAATCTACTTACAACGGACAACCGGTGGGTGTGATGCACGCCTGCGGTCACGACTCGCACGTCGCTATTTTAATGGGCGTGGCCGAAGTACTGGCGGGTATGAAAAACGAGCTAAGCGGAACCGTTAAATTTATCTTTCAACCGGCCGAAGAAGGTGCGCCTTTCGGCGAAGAAGGCGGCGCCGAATTAATGGTAAAAGAAGGCGTATTGGAGAACCCGAAAGTAGACGTGGCTTTTGGCCTGCACATAAACTCGCAAACCGAAGTAGGCAAAATTACTTACCGGCCGGGCGGCACCATGGCCAGCGTCAACGACATGAAAATAACCGTGAAAGGCAAGCAAGCCCACGGCGCTTATCCCTGGTCCGCCATCGACCCGATTGTGGTATCGGCGCAGATTATCAATAATTTACAAACCATTGTCAGCCGCAATTTAAACGTTACCGAGAACCCGGGCATTGTTACCATTGGCACCATTCAGGGCGGCAACCGCTCGAATATCATTCCGGAGCAGGTAGAAATGACGGGTACGTTGCGCGCTTTAAGCGCCGACGACGAAAAAATGCTGATCTCCCGCGTAAAGCAAATAGCTACCAAAACCGCCGAAAGCGCCGGCGCTACCGCCGAAGTACAAATTCCGCTGAGCATCCGGTACCCGGTAACGTTTAACAATCTGGCTTTAACCGAAAAAATGCTGCCCACTTTGCAGCGCACCGCTGGTCCGGAAAATATTGAATTGCGCCCGGCAGTAACCGGCGGCGAAGATTTTTCTTTTTTCCAGGAGAAAGTACCCGGTTTATTTATTTTTCTGGGCGGCATGCCCAAAGGTAAAAACCGCCTGGAAGCGCCCTCGCACCACACTCCGGATTTTTTCATCGACGAAAGCGGCTTTAAACTGGGCGTAAAAGCGATGTGTAATTTGGTGCTGGATTACCCGCAACTCAAGCCAACTAATCCTTAA